A single genomic interval of Lathyrus oleraceus cultivar Zhongwan6 chromosome 7, CAAS_Psat_ZW6_1.0, whole genome shotgun sequence harbors:
- the LOC127106907 gene encoding disease resistance protein RUN1 isoform X1, whose product MSNHINYLIFPCVSDLFQFHSNLVLAFTVAMALACNSLQSSSSSPKMRWKYDVFVSFRGDTRNNFTDHLFGALHKKAIITFRDDTKLKKGEDISLELLQAIEGSQILIVIFSTNYASSTWCLQELVKIAACIEVPGQSALPIFFDVSPSEVRKQCGDYEKAFQGHEERFKATLEKVQRWRGALTQVANLSGWDVRDKPQYAEIGEITKKVTCLLGNKSSTLPRDIVGMPSRVEELENHMILNSNDDDVRVVGICGMGGIGKTTLATALYARISNQFDACCFIDDVSKIYGDHGPIGVQKQLLRQTLNEDNLQICNLPMASNLIRTRLSRIKSLVVLDNVDEVEQLDKLDMKREWLGKGSRIIIISRNGHILTEHGVDEVYRVRLLDRKCALQLFCQKAFKSDDIMSGYIYLTEEVLAYANGLPLAIKVLGSFLYGRDVSEWRSALSRLRENPRTDIMNVLRISFDGLEDTEKDIFLDIACFFHGYPKRHVKKVLDFRGFHPKIGLRVLIDKSFITCEKQIICMHDLFRELGKSIVREKSPKEPRKWNRVWDYKDVHNVISENMATENLEAMMMEYDSAHDIEIQQMTTLRAEALAQMSRLKLLRLLTFNFSGSLNFLSSELGYLRWDKYPFTSLPSSFQAYKLVEVILPHSNIRKLWEGTKFLPNLTHINLNYSKNLNMMPNFEETPNLESLCLEGCIKLVKIDPSIGTLRRLSILNLKNCTNLVSIPNNIFGLNSLEHLNISGCPNLFKNLLDIQSQIEHPEMLDNKEITTQYQPTSFIYKFLKPHFRYLTFQKPEDSVGLLLPSLSRLSCLQYLDLSFCNLFQIPYAIGLLHCLETLYLGGNNFVTLPSSLKELSKLKELNLQHCKRLKYFPELPSKTVLPVRKTCFGRFSAGLYIFDCPSLVEMESYFGIAFSWMIQLLQVHMQSEIPRTDITIVIPKTQIPKWFTKQHVGSSISIDPSSIMHDKNLIGIACCLTFVAQDTPTNLREELSSYIAFGFKCTRCGVYSIIPILLGKDLVTVDLDHLLLVFFSRKEFIDLISRATDGWDDISGIELSATVRQPFGLHLEVKNCGYRWIFKEDLEQLNPLQGKFVSSAILLS is encoded by the exons ATGAGCAATCATATCAATTATTTAATTTTTCCTTGTGTTTCAGACTTGTTTCAGTTTCACAGCAACTTGGTTTTGGCTTTTACAGTTGCAATGGCATTGGCTTGCAATAGCCTCCAAAGCAGCTCTTCTTCACCAAAGATGAGATGGAAATATGATGTGTTTGTGAGCTTTAGAGGAGACACTCGCAACAATTTCACCGATCACCTCTTTGGCGCTCTTCATAAGAAAGCTATTATTACCTTCCGGGATGATACAAAGCTCAAGAAAGGGGAAGATATATCACTTGAGCTTCTACAAGCTATTGAAGGATCCCAAATTTTGATTGTTATTTTCTCAACAAACTATGCTTCTTCCACATGGTGCTTGCAAGAACTAGTAAAAATTGCTGCATGCATTGAAGTTCCAGGACAATCTGCTCTACCTATTTTCTTTGATGTCAGTCCTTCTGAGGTACGAAAGCAATGCGGAGATTATGAAAAAGCCTTTCAAGGGCATGAAGAAAGATTCAAAGCAACTTTAGAGAAAGTGCAAAGATGGAGAGGAGCTCTAACACAAGTAGCCAATCTCTCTGGTTGGGACGTAAGGGATAA GCCACAATATGCAGAGATTGGAGAAATTACTAAAAAGGTAACATGCTTATTGGGAAATAAATCTTCGACTTTACCTAGGGATATAGTTGGGATGCCCTCCAGAGTGGAAGAATTAGAAAACCATATGATTTTGAACTCAAATGATGATGATGTTCGAGTAGTAGGGATTTGTGGAATGGGTGGAATAGGAAAGACGACTCTTGCTACTGCTTTGTATGCTAGAATCTCTAATCAATTTGATGCTTGCtgctttattgatgatgtaagTAAAATTTATGGAGATCATGGCCCAATTGGAGTACAAAAGCAACTTCTGCGTCAAACTCTAAATGAAGACAATCTTCAAATATGCAATCTTCCTATGGCTTCTAATTTGATTCGAACTAGGCTATCTCGAATAAAATCCCTTGTTGTTCTTGATAATGTGGATGAAGTTGAACAACTGGATAAATTGGATATGAAACGAGAATGGCTAGGCAAAGGGAGTAGAATAATCATAATTTCTAGAAATGGGCACATCTTGACAGAGCATGGAGTAGATGAAGTATACAGAGTTCGACTCTTGGATCGTAAATGTGCCCTTCAATTGTTTTGCCAGAAAGCTTTCAAAAGTGATGACATCATGAGTGGTTACATATACTTGACAGAAGAAGTACTAGCATATGCCAATGGCCTTCCACTAGCAATTAAAGTGTTGGGCTCGTTTCTGTATGGTCGAGATGTGTCTGAGTGGAGAAGTGCATTGTCAAGATTAAGAGAGAACCCAAGGACAGATATTATGAATGTACTCCGAATTAGTTTTGATGGACTAGAGGATACAGAAAAGGACATATTTCTTGATATTGCTTGTTTCTTTCATGGATACCCGAAGAGACACGTGAAGAAAGTTTTAGATTTTCGTGGATTTCATCCTAAAATTGGTTTAAGAGTTCTTATTGATAAATCATTCATAACTTGTGAGAAACAGATAATTTGTATGCATGATTTGTTTAGAGAACTGGGAAAGAGTATCGTTAGAGAAAAATCACCCAAAGAACCAAGAAAGTGGAACAGGGTGTGGGACTACAAAGACGTCCACAATGTTATCTCAGAAAACATG GCAACAGAAAACCTTGAAGCCATGATGATGGAGTATGATTCAGCACATGATATAGAAATACAACAGATGACAACATTGAGGGCCGAAGCTTTAGCACAAATGAGTCGCCTTAAATTGCTCAGGTTGTTGACGTTTAATTTCTCAGGAAGTCTCAATTTTCTTTCAAGTGAATTGGGGTATCTACGTTGGGATAAATATCCTTTCACTAGTTTGCCATCAAGTTTTCAGGCGTATAAACTTGTTGAAGTGATCCTACCTCATAGCAACATTAGGAAACTATGGGAAGGCACAAAG TTTCTACCTAATTTGACACATATTAATCTCAATTACTCAAAGAATCTTAATATGATGCCAAATTTTGAGGAGACTCCAAATCTTGAGAGCCTATGTCTTGAAGGATGTATAAAACTTGTGAAGATTGATCCATCCATTGGTACATTAAGGAGGCTTTCCATATTAAATTTGAAAAATTGTACAAATTTGGTCAGTATTCCTAACAACATTTTTGGTCTGAATTCTCTCGAACATTTAAATATCTCAGGCTGTCCAAACTTATTTAAGAATCTGTTAGATATACAAAGCCAAATAGAACATCCGGAGATGCTTGATAACAAGGAAATCACTACCCAATACCAACCAACATCCTTCATCTACAAATTTCTAAAGCCACACTTTCGATATTTGACTTTTCAAAAACCTGAAGATTCAGTTGGTTTATTGTTGCCTTCATTGTCTCGTTTGTCATGTTTGCAATATCTTGACCTGAGTTTCTGCAATCTTTTTCAAATCCCTTATGCAATTGGGTTGTTACATTGCTTAGAAACCCTATATTTGGGGGGGAACAATTTTGTGACACTACCTTCTAGCTTGAAAGAACTTTCCAAACTTAAAGAATTAAACTTGCAGCACTGTAAGCGCCTGAAATATTTTCCTGAGCTCCCATCAAAAACTGTTTTGCCAGTAAGAAAAACATGTTTTGGTAGATTTTCAGCTGGGTTATATATATTTGACTGCCCCAGTTTAGTTGAGATGGAAAGCTATTTTGGAATTGCTTTTTCTTGGATGATACAACTTCTTCAG GTTCACATGCAATCCGAGATCCCAAGGACAGACATTACAATTGTTATTCCCAAAACTCAAATTCCAAAGTGGTTCACCAAACAACATGTAGGCAGTTCAATAAGCATCGATCCATCATCCATTATGCATGACAAGAATTTGATAGGCATCGCTTGCTGCTTAACATTTGTAGCGCAAGATACTCCTACTAATTTAAGGGAAGAACTGTCATCTTATATTGCGTTTGGTTTTAAATGTACACGGTGTGGGGTCTATTCAATTATTCCCATACTTCTTGGAAAAGATCTGGTCACAGTTGATTTAGATCACCTGTTGCTAGTTTTTTTCAGTAGGAAGGAATTTATTGATTTGATAAGTCGTGCAACAGATGGATGGGATGATATTAGTGGTATTGAATTGAGTGCTACAGTTAGGCAGCCCTTTGGTTTGCACTTGGAGGTGAAAAATTGTGGTTACCGTTGGATATTTAAGGAGGACCTGGAACAATTAAACCCACTACAAGGGAAATTCGTCAGTTCAGCCATATTATTGAGCTGA
- the LOC127106907 gene encoding disease resistance protein RUN1 isoform X2: MALACNSLQSSSSSPKMRWKYDVFVSFRGDTRNNFTDHLFGALHKKAIITFRDDTKLKKGEDISLELLQAIEGSQILIVIFSTNYASSTWCLQELVKIAACIEVPGQSALPIFFDVSPSEVRKQCGDYEKAFQGHEERFKATLEKVQRWRGALTQVANLSGWDVRDKPQYAEIGEITKKVTCLLGNKSSTLPRDIVGMPSRVEELENHMILNSNDDDVRVVGICGMGGIGKTTLATALYARISNQFDACCFIDDVSKIYGDHGPIGVQKQLLRQTLNEDNLQICNLPMASNLIRTRLSRIKSLVVLDNVDEVEQLDKLDMKREWLGKGSRIIIISRNGHILTEHGVDEVYRVRLLDRKCALQLFCQKAFKSDDIMSGYIYLTEEVLAYANGLPLAIKVLGSFLYGRDVSEWRSALSRLRENPRTDIMNVLRISFDGLEDTEKDIFLDIACFFHGYPKRHVKKVLDFRGFHPKIGLRVLIDKSFITCEKQIICMHDLFRELGKSIVREKSPKEPRKWNRVWDYKDVHNVISENMATENLEAMMMEYDSAHDIEIQQMTTLRAEALAQMSRLKLLRLLTFNFSGSLNFLSSELGYLRWDKYPFTSLPSSFQAYKLVEVILPHSNIRKLWEGTKFLPNLTHINLNYSKNLNMMPNFEETPNLESLCLEGCIKLVKIDPSIGTLRRLSILNLKNCTNLVSIPNNIFGLNSLEHLNISGCPNLFKNLLDIQSQIEHPEMLDNKEITTQYQPTSFIYKFLKPHFRYLTFQKPEDSVGLLLPSLSRLSCLQYLDLSFCNLFQIPYAIGLLHCLETLYLGGNNFVTLPSSLKELSKLKELNLQHCKRLKYFPELPSKTVLPVRKTCFGRFSAGLYIFDCPSLVEMESYFGIAFSWMIQLLQVHMQSEIPRTDITIVIPKTQIPKWFTKQHVGSSISIDPSSIMHDKNLIGIACCLTFVAQDTPTNLREELSSYIAFGFKCTRCGVYSIIPILLGKDLVTVDLDHLLLVFFSRKEFIDLISRATDGWDDISGIELSATVRQPFGLHLEVKNCGYRWIFKEDLEQLNPLQGKFVSSAILLS, translated from the exons ATGGCATTGGCTTGCAATAGCCTCCAAAGCAGCTCTTCTTCACCAAAGATGAGATGGAAATATGATGTGTTTGTGAGCTTTAGAGGAGACACTCGCAACAATTTCACCGATCACCTCTTTGGCGCTCTTCATAAGAAAGCTATTATTACCTTCCGGGATGATACAAAGCTCAAGAAAGGGGAAGATATATCACTTGAGCTTCTACAAGCTATTGAAGGATCCCAAATTTTGATTGTTATTTTCTCAACAAACTATGCTTCTTCCACATGGTGCTTGCAAGAACTAGTAAAAATTGCTGCATGCATTGAAGTTCCAGGACAATCTGCTCTACCTATTTTCTTTGATGTCAGTCCTTCTGAGGTACGAAAGCAATGCGGAGATTATGAAAAAGCCTTTCAAGGGCATGAAGAAAGATTCAAAGCAACTTTAGAGAAAGTGCAAAGATGGAGAGGAGCTCTAACACAAGTAGCCAATCTCTCTGGTTGGGACGTAAGGGATAA GCCACAATATGCAGAGATTGGAGAAATTACTAAAAAGGTAACATGCTTATTGGGAAATAAATCTTCGACTTTACCTAGGGATATAGTTGGGATGCCCTCCAGAGTGGAAGAATTAGAAAACCATATGATTTTGAACTCAAATGATGATGATGTTCGAGTAGTAGGGATTTGTGGAATGGGTGGAATAGGAAAGACGACTCTTGCTACTGCTTTGTATGCTAGAATCTCTAATCAATTTGATGCTTGCtgctttattgatgatgtaagTAAAATTTATGGAGATCATGGCCCAATTGGAGTACAAAAGCAACTTCTGCGTCAAACTCTAAATGAAGACAATCTTCAAATATGCAATCTTCCTATGGCTTCTAATTTGATTCGAACTAGGCTATCTCGAATAAAATCCCTTGTTGTTCTTGATAATGTGGATGAAGTTGAACAACTGGATAAATTGGATATGAAACGAGAATGGCTAGGCAAAGGGAGTAGAATAATCATAATTTCTAGAAATGGGCACATCTTGACAGAGCATGGAGTAGATGAAGTATACAGAGTTCGACTCTTGGATCGTAAATGTGCCCTTCAATTGTTTTGCCAGAAAGCTTTCAAAAGTGATGACATCATGAGTGGTTACATATACTTGACAGAAGAAGTACTAGCATATGCCAATGGCCTTCCACTAGCAATTAAAGTGTTGGGCTCGTTTCTGTATGGTCGAGATGTGTCTGAGTGGAGAAGTGCATTGTCAAGATTAAGAGAGAACCCAAGGACAGATATTATGAATGTACTCCGAATTAGTTTTGATGGACTAGAGGATACAGAAAAGGACATATTTCTTGATATTGCTTGTTTCTTTCATGGATACCCGAAGAGACACGTGAAGAAAGTTTTAGATTTTCGTGGATTTCATCCTAAAATTGGTTTAAGAGTTCTTATTGATAAATCATTCATAACTTGTGAGAAACAGATAATTTGTATGCATGATTTGTTTAGAGAACTGGGAAAGAGTATCGTTAGAGAAAAATCACCCAAAGAACCAAGAAAGTGGAACAGGGTGTGGGACTACAAAGACGTCCACAATGTTATCTCAGAAAACATG GCAACAGAAAACCTTGAAGCCATGATGATGGAGTATGATTCAGCACATGATATAGAAATACAACAGATGACAACATTGAGGGCCGAAGCTTTAGCACAAATGAGTCGCCTTAAATTGCTCAGGTTGTTGACGTTTAATTTCTCAGGAAGTCTCAATTTTCTTTCAAGTGAATTGGGGTATCTACGTTGGGATAAATATCCTTTCACTAGTTTGCCATCAAGTTTTCAGGCGTATAAACTTGTTGAAGTGATCCTACCTCATAGCAACATTAGGAAACTATGGGAAGGCACAAAG TTTCTACCTAATTTGACACATATTAATCTCAATTACTCAAAGAATCTTAATATGATGCCAAATTTTGAGGAGACTCCAAATCTTGAGAGCCTATGTCTTGAAGGATGTATAAAACTTGTGAAGATTGATCCATCCATTGGTACATTAAGGAGGCTTTCCATATTAAATTTGAAAAATTGTACAAATTTGGTCAGTATTCCTAACAACATTTTTGGTCTGAATTCTCTCGAACATTTAAATATCTCAGGCTGTCCAAACTTATTTAAGAATCTGTTAGATATACAAAGCCAAATAGAACATCCGGAGATGCTTGATAACAAGGAAATCACTACCCAATACCAACCAACATCCTTCATCTACAAATTTCTAAAGCCACACTTTCGATATTTGACTTTTCAAAAACCTGAAGATTCAGTTGGTTTATTGTTGCCTTCATTGTCTCGTTTGTCATGTTTGCAATATCTTGACCTGAGTTTCTGCAATCTTTTTCAAATCCCTTATGCAATTGGGTTGTTACATTGCTTAGAAACCCTATATTTGGGGGGGAACAATTTTGTGACACTACCTTCTAGCTTGAAAGAACTTTCCAAACTTAAAGAATTAAACTTGCAGCACTGTAAGCGCCTGAAATATTTTCCTGAGCTCCCATCAAAAACTGTTTTGCCAGTAAGAAAAACATGTTTTGGTAGATTTTCAGCTGGGTTATATATATTTGACTGCCCCAGTTTAGTTGAGATGGAAAGCTATTTTGGAATTGCTTTTTCTTGGATGATACAACTTCTTCAG GTTCACATGCAATCCGAGATCCCAAGGACAGACATTACAATTGTTATTCCCAAAACTCAAATTCCAAAGTGGTTCACCAAACAACATGTAGGCAGTTCAATAAGCATCGATCCATCATCCATTATGCATGACAAGAATTTGATAGGCATCGCTTGCTGCTTAACATTTGTAGCGCAAGATACTCCTACTAATTTAAGGGAAGAACTGTCATCTTATATTGCGTTTGGTTTTAAATGTACACGGTGTGGGGTCTATTCAATTATTCCCATACTTCTTGGAAAAGATCTGGTCACAGTTGATTTAGATCACCTGTTGCTAGTTTTTTTCAGTAGGAAGGAATTTATTGATTTGATAAGTCGTGCAACAGATGGATGGGATGATATTAGTGGTATTGAATTGAGTGCTACAGTTAGGCAGCCCTTTGGTTTGCACTTGGAGGTGAAAAATTGTGGTTACCGTTGGATATTTAAGGAGGACCTGGAACAATTAAACCCACTACAAGGGAAATTCGTCAGTTCAGCCATATTATTGAGCTGA